One genomic region from Kwoniella dejecticola CBS 10117 chromosome 1, complete sequence encodes:
- a CDS encoding 3-isopropylmalate dehydrogenase → MSDKIFKIAVLPGDGIGPEVVEQALKVLSTISEYSNLSLDLKNYDFGGAAIDNHGVPLPNSTLNACKEADAVLMGSVGGPKWGVGPVRPEQGILKLRKELGLYANIRPASFASENLLKRSPLKEEIAKGTDIIVVRELIGGIYFGDRQETDAEGVAWDQCKYSIPEVERITRVAAKIALAANPPLPITSVDKANVLATSRLWRKTVTDLIAKEYPQLKLEHQLVDSAAMIMVANPRKLNGVLLTENLFGDILSDESSVIPGSLGLLPSASLAGAPDANSTTMGLYEPIHGSAPDIAGQGIANPIGTILSAAMMLRYSLGKGKEASLIEKAVQRVLDSPDVGGFDFRTKDLGGEAKTEQVGDKVVEALKELLKQ, encoded by the exons ATGTCAGACAAAAT CTTCAAGATCGCTGTTCTTCCAGGTGATGGTATCG GCCCCGAAGTCGTAGAACAAGCTCTCAAAGTCCTGTCCACCATCTCCGAATACTCGAACCTCTCTCTCGACTTGAAGAACTACGATTTCGGAGGTGCCGCTATCGATAATCACGGTGTACCTTTACCTAACTCGACTCTCAATGCTTGTAAAGAGGCGGATGCGGTTCTCATGG GATCCGTCGGTGGACCCAAATGGGGTGTTGGGCCTGTCAGACCCGAACAAGGTATTCTGAAACTTCGAAAAGAGTTGGGTCTTTACGCCAACATCCGACCAGCTTCGTTCGCTTCTGAGAACCTCTTGAAACGAAGTCCGctcaaagaggagatcgcCAAAGGCACGGACATCATTGTGGTGCGAGAATTGATCGGTGGTATCT ACTTCGGCGACAGACAAGAGACCGACGCAGAGGGTGTAGCATGGGACCAATGTAAATACTCTATACCTGAAGTGGAACGAATCACCCGAGTCGCAGCGAAGATCGCATTGGCTGCCAACCCGCCATTACCCATCACCTCAGTCGACAAGGCCAACGTGTTAGCTACCTCGAGATTATGGAGAAAGACAGTGACCGATTTGATCGCGAAGGAATACCCTCAACTGAAGTTGGAGCATCAATTAGTCGACTCAGCAGCTATGATCATGGTGGCCAATCCTAGGAAATTGAATGGTGTTTTGCTCACGGAGAATCTGTTCGGTGATAT CCTTTCCGAcgaatcatcagtcatcccCGGCTCCCTCGGTCTTCTGCCTTCCGCGTCGCTCGCCGGTGCGCCAGATGCCAACTCAACCACGATGGGACTTTACGAGCC GATCCACGGTTCCGCCCCTGATATTGCCGGACAAGGAATCGCCAATCCCATCGGTACCATCCTCTCTGCCGCTATGATGTTACGATATTCCCTtggtaaagggaaagaagctTCTCTCATCGAAAAGGCCGTTCAAAGGGTATTAGACTCGCCAGATGTTGGTGGATTTGATTTCAGGACCAAGGATCTCGGAGGAGAGGCCAAGACTGAGCAAGTCGGTGATAAGGTTGTGGAAGCTTTGAAGGAGCTCTTGAAGCAATAA
- a CDS encoding pre-mRNA-splicing factor RSE1, with protein MHLLNLTLQAPSNITQAVVGSFSGAKGQEILAIRGGTKLEILKLNPGSGQLDTICSTEAFGTVRNVTGFRLAGMSKDYILASSDSGRLSIIEFVVAPTPHFESLYQEVYGKSGSRRIVPGQYLAVDPKGRSCLVGASKLVYVLNRNSEGKLFPSSPLEAHRNHNLVTHIVGVDQGYDNPLYAALEMDYSESDEDPTGEAFENVQKYLTFYELDLGLNHVVRKWSEPTDRRANLLVQVPGGQNANSDRFDGPSGVLVCTENHIIWKHMDVEAHRIPIPRRRNPLAQRGEKSRGLIIVAAVMHKIKGAFFFLLQSEDGDLYKVWIEHEGEDVRALKIKYFDTVPVANSLCILKSGYLFVASEFSDQNLYQFQALGDDDGEQEWSSTDYPDNGNVEGPLPFAFFSPRPLQNLLQVDTLSSLDPITDASVVNLLGPGSDTPQIYAACGRGPRSTFRTLKHGLDVSVLVSSPLPGVPTNVWTLKLTDEDEYDSYIVLSFPNGTLVLSIGATIEEVNDTGFLSSGPTLAVQQLGDSGLLQVHPYGLRHIRGADRVDEWPAPPGQTIVAATTNKRQVVIALSTAELVYFELDPEGSLSEYQDKKGLPGNATCLSIAEVPEGRRRTPFLAVGCDNQTVSVISLEPDSTLTTLSLQALTAPPSSICLAEIFDTSIDKNRATMFLNIGLSNGVLLRTVVDPVDGSLSDTRLRFLGAKPPKLVRSTIHGQPSVLAFSSRTWLLYTYQDMLQTQPLIYDTLEYAWNLSAAMCPDGLIGISGNTLRIFTIPKLGEKLKQDVLPLSYTPRKFISHPYNAVFYMVESDHRTYAPSTVDRIVQEKQASGSRVDMSALTLPPNEFGRPRAGAGHWASLLRVLDPLTNESLATFDLDEDEAAFSIAIAYFERGGGEPFLVAGTGVKTTLAPRGCKEGYLRVYAIKEQGRVLEFMHKTKTDDVPLCLAAFQGFLLAGVGKSLRLYEMGKKALLRKCENNSFPTGVATINVQGARIIVGDMQESTFYCVYRSVPTRQLLVFADDTQPRWLTCVTEVDYETIVCGDKFGNIFLNRLDSGVSEKVDDDPTGATILHEKSFLMGAAHKTELLAHYNVGSVVTSITKIPLVAGGRDVLVYTTISGSVGALIPFVSMDDVEFMTTLEMHMRSQNVSLVGRDHLAYRGYYVPVKGVIDGDLCENFNLLPYGKQQAIAADLDERSVGDVLKKLEQMRTSSAF; from the exons ATGCATTTACTCAATCTCACCCTCCAGGCGCCGTCCAACATTACGCAAGCTGTCGTTGGTTCATTCTCCGGTGCGAAGGGACAAGAGATCTTAGCGATTCGAGGTGGGACAAAGTTGGAGATTCTGAAATTGAATCCTGGTTCAGGGCAAC TGGACACAATATGTTCGACCGAA GCATTCGGAACAGTCAGGAATGTGACGGGATTCAGATTAGCGGGAATGTCAAAAG ACTACATACTGGCATCCTCAGATTCAGGTCGATTGTCGATCATAGAATTCGTAGTGGCTCCTACACCTCATTTCGAGAGCCTGTATCAAGAAGTGTACGGGAAATCTGGCAGTCG ACGTATAGTACCTGGGCAATACCTAGCAGTGGACCCTAAGGGTCGAAGTTGTTTGGTGGGAGC GTCGAAGCTCGTTTACGTATTGAACAGGAATTCGGAGGGGAAGCTGttcccctcttctccgctaGAAGCCCACAGGAATCACAATTTGGTGACGCATATAGTCGGCGTGGACCAG GGTTATGATAATCCGTTGTATGCTGCTTTGGAGATGGATTATTCGGAAAGCGACGAGGATCCGACTGGAGAGGCATTCGAGAATGTTCAGAAG TATCTGACCTTCTACGAGCTGGATTTGGGACTGAATCACGTAGTAAGGAAATGGAGTGAACCCACAGATAGGAGAGCAAACTTACTCGTgcaag TCCCTGGTGGTCAAAACGCCAACTCTGATCGATTTGATGGACCTTCAGGTGTGTTGGTATGTACGGAAAACCACATAATATGGAAGCACATGGATGTGGAGGCGCACCGAATACCTATACCGCGTCGAAGGAATCCACTGGCgcagagaggagagaagagcaGAGGATTGATTATTGTCGCGGCAGTCATGCACAAAATCAAG GgagctttcttcttcttgcttcaaTCTGAAGATGGGGACTTGTACAAAGTATGGATAGAACacgaaggagaggatgtGAGGGCATTGAAGATCAAGTATTTTGACACTGTGCCGGTGGCGAACAGTTTGTGTATCCTGAAGAGTGGATATCTATTCGTAGCAAGCGAATTCAGCGATCA AAATCTGTACCAATTCCAAGCGctaggtgatgatgatggtgaacAAGAATGGTCATCAACAGATTATCCAGACAATGGAAATGTCGAAGGACCGTTGCCTTTCGCATTCTTCAGCCCTCGTCCTCTCCAGAATCTCCTTCAAGTCGATACCCTCTCCTCCCTTGATCCTATCACGGATGCTTCGGTTGTCAATCTCCTAGGACCAGGTTCAGACACTCCACAAATCTACGCTGCTTGCGGTAGAGGGCCAAGGAGTACTTTCAGAACACTCAAGCATGGTTTAGACGTCTCAGTTCTGGTCAGCTCGCCGCTACCTGGTGTCCCGACCAATGTATGGACTCTCAAACTCActgatgaag ATGAGTACGATTCGTATATTGTTCTGTCTTTCCCCAATGGTACCTTAGTATTGTCTATTGGCGCAACAATCGAAGAAGTCAACGATACCGGTTTCTTGTCGTCCGGACCCACACTAGCCGTGCAACAATTGGGAGACTCCGGACTACTGCAAGTCCACCCGTACGGTCTAAGGCATATTAGAGGAGCAGATCGGGTCGATGAATGGCCCGCACCCCCTGGTCAGACCATCGTAGCTGCCACGACCAACAAACGACAAGTGGTCATTGCGCTCAGTACGGCAGAGCTAGTCTACTTTGAACTGGATCCCGAGGGGTCCTTGAGCGAATATCAGGATAAGAAAGGGCTGCCTGGAAACGCTACTTGTTTGAGTATCGCTGAGGTGCCTGAGGGGCGACGGAGGACGCCTTTCctg GCTGTGGGATGCGACAATCAGACTGTCTCGGTCATCTCACTGGAACCGGATAGTACTCTCACAACCCTCTCCTTGCAG GCCTTGACCGCACCACCATCCTCAATATGCTTGGCGGAGATATTCGACACTTCTATCGATAAGAACCGAGCGACCATGTTCTTGAACATTGGTCTATCGAATGGTGTACTGCTGAGAACGGTTGTCGATCCAGTTGACGGGTCTCTCTCGGATACACGACTACGATTCCTCGGTGCAAAACCACCTAAGTTGGTCAGATCAACTATACATGGTCAGCCATCGGTATTGGCTTTCTCGTCGCGAACATGGCTACTTTACACGTACCAGGACATGCTACAAACGCAACCGCTTATTTACGACACGCTGGAATACGCTTGGAACTTGAGCGCTGCCATGTGTCCTGATGGTCTGATTGGTATATCTGGTAACACGCTCCG AATATTCACCATACCAAAATTAGGCGAAAAACTGAAACAAGACGTCCTTCCCCTCTCATACACTCCGCGTAAATTCATCAGCCATCCGTATAATGCCGTCTTTTACATGGTTGAATCAGATCACCGAACGTACGCCCCTTCGACAGTTGATAGGATCGTTCAGGAGAAACAAGCTAGCGGAAGTAGAGTGGACATGTCTGCTTTGACATTGCCGCCCAATGAATTTGGGCGACCCCGAGCAGGTGCCGGCCATTGGGCTTCACTATTGAGAGTTCTGGATCCTTTAACG AACGAGTCCCTCGCAACCTTTGATCtagacgaggacgaggctGCCTTCTCGATAGCTATCGCATACTTTGAGCGAGGCGGTGGAGAACCGTTCTTAGTCGCTGGGACTGGAGTCAAGACGACTCTCGCGCCGAGAGGATGTAAAGAAGGATATCTTCGAGTGTATGCTATCAAGGAGCAAGGCCGAGTGCTAGAATTCATGCACAAG ACCAAGACCGACGATGTGCCTCTGTGTCTCGCTGCTTTCCAGGGATTCTTGCTTGCTGGTGTGGGCAAATCGCTAAGGCTGTATGAGATGGGTAAGAAGGCGTTGTTGCGGAAGTGTGAAAACAAC AGTTTCCCAACCGGAGTAGCAACGATAAATGTCCAAGGCGCTCGAATAATAGTTGGAGACATGCAAGAGTCTACTTTCTACTGCGTATACCGATCAGTCCCCACTCGACAACTACTAGTCTTCGCCGATGATACGCAGCCTAGGTGGTTGACTTGCGTGACAGAGGTGGATTACGAAACGATAGTGTGCGGAGACAAATTCGGAAATATATTCTTGAACCGATTAGACTCGGGTGTATCGGAGAAGGTCGATGACGATCCGACGGGAGCGACCATCTTACATGAGAAATCTTTCTTGATGGGTGCCGCGCACAAGACGGAACTTTTAGCTCATTACAACGTGGGAAGCGTCGTCACTTCAATCACCAAGATACCGTTGGTAGCTGGTGGAAGGGACGTATTGGTCTACACGACGATCTCGGGGAGTGTTGGCGCGTTAATTCCTTTCGTCAGTATGGACGATGTGGAGTTCATGACAACTCTAGAGATG CATATGAGATCGCAGAATGTTTCGCTCGTAGGACGGGATCACCTAGCGTACAGAGGATACTATGTGCCCGTGAAAGGAGTGATAGATGGAGATCTGTGTGAAAATTTCAACTTGTTGCCGTATGGCAAACAACAAGCTATAGCGGCTGATCTGGACGAGCGATCGGTGGGAGACGTGCTGAAGAAATTGGAACAGATGCGGACTAGCAGTGCTTTCTAG